A genomic window from Motilibacter aurantiacus includes:
- a CDS encoding LacI family DNA-binding transcriptional regulator, whose protein sequence is MATLRDVAAAAGVSTATVSNVFNGTGRVSEAVRARVTETAAALGFAGPNPAAASLRRGRVGIIGIVLAENLGYALGDPAAGAFLTGVAAVGDAEDVGLTLLPAPPASPGAPGPAARGLPTLERAVVDGAIVYSIEEDSPALPALVARGLPLVAVDSPRDATGAPWVAVVRVQDRGGAQAAAQHLLSLGHRRVAVLVDRLATAPARGRATWADARRAASSVIRERLAGYADAWRAAGLPLSSLEVHQAGANSAEAGAGATAALLAAPSPVTGVLCVSDVLALGVVRAAQARSAEVPGALSVVGFDDSPLAAEAGLTTVAQPLREKGEVAARALLAALAGRPVDAAPVLPARLVVRASTGPPRVNRC, encoded by the coding sequence GTGGCGACGCTGCGCGACGTGGCCGCGGCCGCGGGCGTCTCGACCGCGACGGTCTCCAACGTCTTCAACGGCACCGGCCGGGTGTCCGAGGCGGTGCGCGCGCGCGTCACGGAGACCGCCGCGGCGCTCGGTTTCGCCGGCCCCAACCCCGCCGCGGCCTCGCTGCGGCGTGGCCGCGTGGGCATCATCGGCATCGTGCTCGCGGAGAACCTCGGGTACGCCCTCGGCGACCCGGCGGCGGGGGCGTTCCTCACCGGGGTGGCTGCGGTGGGCGACGCCGAGGACGTCGGGCTGACCCTGCTGCCCGCGCCGCCGGCGTCCCCCGGGGCGCCCGGCCCCGCGGCCCGCGGCCTGCCCACGCTCGAGCGCGCGGTGGTCGACGGCGCCATCGTCTACAGCATCGAGGAGGACTCCCCGGCGCTTCCCGCGCTCGTGGCCCGCGGCCTGCCCTTGGTCGCGGTGGACAGCCCGCGCGACGCCACCGGGGCGCCGTGGGTCGCGGTGGTCCGCGTGCAGGACAGGGGCGGGGCGCAGGCCGCGGCGCAGCACCTGCTCTCCCTCGGGCACCGCCGGGTGGCGGTGCTCGTGGACCGGCTGGCCACGGCACCGGCGCGCGGGCGCGCCACCTGGGCGGACGCCCGGCGCGCGGCCAGCAGCGTGATCCGCGAGCGGCTGGCGGGCTACGCCGACGCGTGGCGCGCGGCCGGCCTGCCGCTCTCGTCGCTCGAGGTGCACCAGGCCGGGGCCAACTCGGCGGAGGCGGGGGCGGGGGCGACGGCGGCCCTGCTCGCCGCCCCCTCTCCCGTGACGGGCGTCCTCTGTGTCAGCGACGTGCTCGCGCTCGGCGTCGTCCGCGCCGCGCAGGCCCGGTCCGCCGAGGTGCCCGGCGCCCTCTCCGTCGTCGGGTTCGACGACAGCCCGCTCGCCGCCGAGGCGGGGCTCACCACCGTCGCGCAGCCCTTGCGCGAGAAGGGCGAGGTCGCGGCCCGTGCACTGCTCGCGGCCCTGGCCGGGCGGCCCGTCGACGCGGCGCCCGTGCTGCCCGCGCGGCTGGTGGTGCGGGCCTCCACGGGCCCGCCGCGCGTCAACCGCTGCTGA
- the helR gene encoding RNA polymerase recycling motor ATPase HelR, translated as MSPAATGAFDLPGRLAAKAVPDLIDSDERHFAAIAQSLEETVVDLSARLASARRGPGGPGQEALDRDQEVHRLTARLRALRRFGIDLCLGRMVPADGSEPVYVGRLGLADRAGRRLLVDWRSPAAEPFFGATHADPMGLASRRRYRWTRGRVSDYWDEVFALDGLDEVGGSTGQAAALDDQSAFLATLGASRSPRMRDVLGTIQADQDAVIRAGSAGTLVVDGGPGTGKTVVALHRSAYLLYTDPRLGHHRGGVLFVGPHQPYLSYVADVLPSLGEEGVRTCTLRDLVAEGAAATVEADPQVARLKASGRLVTAIEPAVRLYEEPPTQALVVRTEWSELRLEAEDWAEAFAAAEPGTPHNDARDQVWEELVAILVDKDDGEAPPELLRRSLLRNSELRTALGRAWPLLEASDLVGDLWSVPAYLRRCAPWLSAEQVRALQRPRPDAWTVSDLPLLDAARQRLGDPAAARRRRRQEAAAAAERERMELVVDNLIATDDSDMLVMSMLRGEDLQEALVDAAALPAADPDLLAGPFAHVVVDEAQELTDAEWQMLLSRCPSRSFTVVGDRAQARHGFAGSWAERLGRVGLDRVQVASLRLNYRTPEEVMVEAEPVIRAALPDANVPVSVRRSGIPVLHGTTSQLSEVLERWLADNAEGTACVVAAASPVASGRVRALTPVLAKGLEFDLVVLVDPQRLGAGVEGAVDRYVAMTRATRQLVVLSSG; from the coding sequence GTGAGCCCGGCGGCCACCGGTGCGTTCGACCTGCCCGGGCGGCTCGCGGCGAAGGCGGTGCCCGATCTGATCGACAGCGACGAGCGGCACTTCGCCGCGATCGCGCAGAGCCTCGAGGAGACGGTCGTCGACCTGTCCGCGCGGCTGGCCTCCGCGCGCCGTGGCCCGGGCGGGCCCGGGCAGGAGGCGCTCGACCGGGACCAGGAGGTCCACCGGCTGACCGCGCGGCTGCGGGCCCTGCGCCGCTTCGGGATCGACCTGTGCCTGGGGCGCATGGTGCCCGCGGACGGCTCCGAGCCGGTGTACGTGGGCCGGCTCGGGCTCGCCGACCGCGCCGGCCGGCGGCTGCTGGTCGACTGGCGGTCCCCTGCGGCCGAGCCGTTCTTCGGCGCCACGCACGCCGACCCGATGGGGCTGGCCAGCCGGCGCAGGTACCGCTGGACGCGGGGGCGGGTGAGCGACTACTGGGACGAGGTGTTCGCCCTCGACGGGCTGGACGAGGTCGGCGGGAGCACGGGGCAGGCCGCCGCCCTCGACGACCAGTCCGCCTTTCTCGCCACGCTCGGCGCCAGCCGGTCCCCGCGCATGCGGGACGTCCTGGGCACGATCCAGGCCGACCAGGACGCGGTCATCCGGGCCGGGTCGGCCGGCACGCTGGTCGTCGACGGCGGCCCCGGCACCGGCAAGACCGTGGTCGCGCTGCACCGGTCGGCGTACCTGCTCTACACCGACCCGCGCCTGGGCCACCACCGCGGGGGCGTGCTCTTCGTCGGCCCGCATCAGCCGTACCTGTCCTACGTGGCGGACGTGCTCCCGAGCCTCGGGGAGGAGGGCGTGCGGACCTGCACCCTTCGCGACCTTGTCGCCGAGGGCGCGGCGGCCACGGTCGAGGCCGACCCGCAGGTCGCGCGGCTCAAGGCCTCGGGGCGGCTGGTCACGGCGATCGAGCCGGCCGTCCGGCTGTACGAGGAGCCGCCCACGCAGGCCCTCGTCGTCCGGACCGAGTGGTCCGAGCTCCGGTTGGAGGCCGAGGACTGGGCCGAGGCGTTCGCGGCGGCCGAGCCGGGCACGCCGCACAACGACGCGCGGGACCAGGTCTGGGAGGAGCTCGTCGCGATCCTGGTCGACAAGGACGACGGCGAGGCCCCGCCCGAGCTCCTGCGCCGCTCGCTCCTGCGCAACTCCGAGCTCCGCACGGCGCTGGGCCGGGCGTGGCCGCTGCTGGAGGCCAGCGACCTGGTCGGGGACCTGTGGTCGGTGCCGGCGTACCTGCGCCGGTGTGCCCCCTGGCTGTCCGCGGAGCAGGTGCGCGCGCTGCAACGCCCGCGCCCGGACGCCTGGACGGTGTCGGACCTGCCGCTGCTCGACGCGGCGCGGCAGCGGCTCGGCGACCCGGCGGCCGCCCGGCGCAGGCGCCGGCAGGAGGCGGCCGCCGCCGCCGAGCGCGAGCGCATGGAGCTCGTCGTCGACAACCTCATCGCCACCGACGACTCGGACATGCTCGTGATGTCGATGCTGCGCGGGGAGGACCTGCAGGAGGCCCTGGTCGACGCGGCCGCGCTGCCGGCCGCAGACCCGGACCTGCTGGCCGGGCCGTTCGCGCACGTCGTCGTGGACGAGGCGCAGGAGCTGACCGACGCCGAGTGGCAGATGCTGCTGAGCCGCTGCCCGTCGCGCAGCTTCACGGTCGTGGGCGACCGCGCCCAGGCCCGGCACGGCTTCGCCGGGTCGTGGGCCGAGCGCCTCGGGCGGGTCGGGCTGGACCGCGTGCAGGTCGCGTCCCTGCGGCTCAACTACCGCACCCCGGAGGAGGTCATGGTGGAGGCCGAGCCCGTCATCCGGGCCGCGCTGCCCGACGCCAACGTCCCGGTCTCGGTACGCCGCAGCGGCATCCCGGTCCTGCACGGCACGACGTCGCAGCTGAGCGAGGTGCTCGAGCGTTGGCTCGCGGACAACGCCGAGGGGACGGCCTGCGTCGTCGCCGCCGCGTCGCCCGTGGCCTCGGGCCGTGTCCGCGCGCTGACGCCGGTGCTGGCCAAGGGGCTGGAGTTCGACCTCGTCGTGCTCGTGGACCCGCAGCGGCTCGGCGCCGGGGTCGAGGGGGCGGTGGACCGCTACGTCGCCATGACCCGCGCGACGCGGCAGCTGGTGGTGCTCAGCAGCGGTTGA
- a CDS encoding DUF6636 domain-containing protein, producing MLRRLALALACAGAALALPAPAAQADDMVWFQTPSGNVQCAVYSDGGWQLRCDMLETTNTPPRRPRACDFDYGHAFGLDATGKGRYLCVSDFIGNPEQARTVRYGRSIKVGPFTCVSRESGLTCTNKRAHGFTLSKARQRVF from the coding sequence GTGCTACGACGACTAGCCCTCGCCCTCGCGTGCGCCGGCGCGGCGCTCGCGCTCCCCGCTCCCGCCGCCCAGGCTGACGACATGGTCTGGTTCCAGACGCCGTCCGGGAACGTCCAGTGCGCCGTCTACAGCGACGGCGGCTGGCAGCTGCGCTGCGACATGCTCGAGACGACGAACACCCCGCCGCGCCGGCCGCGGGCGTGCGACTTCGACTACGGGCACGCCTTCGGCCTCGATGCCACGGGCAAGGGGCGCTACCTCTGCGTCAGCGACTTCATCGGCAACCCCGAGCAGGCCCGGACGGTGCGGTACGGCCGCTCGATCAAGGTCGGGCCCTTCACCTGCGTGTCCCGGGAGAGCGGGCTCACCTGCACCAACAAGCGCGCGCACGGCTTCACCCTGAGCAAGGCGCGGCAGCGGGTCTTCTGA
- a CDS encoding Maf family protein: MPRLVLASQSPARLKTLRAAGLDPEVLVSGVDESDVAGEPAYVALELAVRKARAVAGRVEGTALVVGCDSVLELDGEVHGKPANADEARQRWRRMRGRTGTLHTGHCVIDTADSREVARGAGTLVRFADVTDAEIEAYVATGEPLVVAGAFTVDGLGGAFVDGLVGDPHNVVGISLPLLRRMVGELGVAWPALWAPR, encoded by the coding sequence GTGCCCCGGCTCGTCCTCGCCTCCCAGTCCCCCGCCCGGCTGAAGACCCTGCGCGCGGCGGGCCTCGACCCCGAGGTGCTCGTCAGCGGCGTGGACGAGTCCGACGTGGCCGGGGAGCCGGCGTACGTCGCGCTCGAGCTCGCCGTCCGGAAGGCGCGGGCGGTCGCGGGCCGGGTCGAGGGCACGGCGCTCGTGGTCGGCTGCGACTCGGTGCTGGAGCTCGACGGCGAGGTGCACGGCAAGCCCGCGAACGCGGACGAGGCGCGGCAGCGCTGGCGGCGGATGCGCGGGCGGACGGGCACGCTGCACACCGGCCACTGCGTCATCGACACGGCCGACAGCCGCGAGGTCGCGCGGGGCGCAGGGACGCTGGTCCGCTTCGCCGACGTCACCGACGCCGAGATCGAGGCCTACGTCGCCACCGGGGAGCCGCTCGTGGTCGCGGGGGCGTTCACCGTCGACGGCCTCGGCGGCGCGTTCGTCGACGGCCTGGTGGGCGACCCGCACAACGTGGTGGGGATCAGCCTGCCGCTGCTGCGGCGGATGGTCGGCGAGCTCGGTGTCGCCTGGCCCGCGCTGTGGGCGCCCCGCTGA
- a CDS encoding siderophore-interacting protein, whose translation MTAAPVAAPVAPWGLFLTAARRVQRLSPSFVRVTLAGHDLHHVADQGWDTRCKLLLPVPGAGLDVLPGGPDWYAGWRALPDEARLPMRTYTVRAVRPELGEVDVDLVLHEPNGPAGRWAAAAVPGSPVGFVAPDARHPGPYGGYEFHLPADDPDVLLAADETAVPAVAAILERLPRTAHGTALLEVPYAADVLAIDAPPGVRLRWLGREGAAHGSLLLPAVREALALRSAGCGPEAVPVPDPDAGPDAGAEALVWDAPQDVDRGSGPYAWVAGEAGMVRDLRRCLLAEHALDRRRVALMGYWRRGRASG comes from the coding sequence ATGACCGCCGCGCCGGTCGCCGCCCCCGTCGCGCCGTGGGGGCTCTTCCTCACCGCTGCCCGCCGGGTGCAGCGGCTGAGCCCGAGCTTCGTGCGGGTGACCCTGGCCGGGCACGACCTGCATCACGTCGCGGACCAGGGCTGGGACACCCGCTGCAAGCTGCTGCTGCCGGTGCCGGGCGCCGGGCTCGACGTGCTGCCCGGCGGCCCGGACTGGTACGCCGGCTGGCGCGCCCTGCCCGACGAGGCCCGGCTGCCGATGCGCACCTACACCGTGCGCGCCGTGCGCCCCGAGCTCGGCGAGGTCGACGTCGACCTGGTGCTCCACGAGCCGAACGGCCCGGCCGGGCGCTGGGCCGCCGCGGCGGTCCCGGGCAGCCCGGTCGGCTTCGTCGCCCCGGACGCCCGGCACCCCGGCCCCTACGGCGGCTACGAGTTCCATCTGCCGGCCGACGACCCCGACGTCCTGCTCGCCGCCGACGAGACGGCGGTGCCCGCGGTGGCGGCCATCCTCGAGCGGCTGCCGCGCACCGCGCACGGCACGGCGCTGCTGGAGGTCCCGTACGCCGCCGACGTCTTGGCGATCGACGCCCCGCCCGGCGTCCGGCTGCGCTGGCTGGGCCGGGAGGGGGCGGCGCACGGGAGCCTGCTGCTGCCTGCGGTCCGGGAGGCGCTCGCGCTGCGCTCGGCCGGGTGCGGGCCGGAGGCGGTTCCCGTCCCCGATCCCGACGCGGGCCCGGACGCCGGCGCGGAGGCGCTCGTCTGGGACGCCCCCCAGGACGTCGACCGCGGCAGCGGCCCCTACGCCTGGGTGGCCGGTGAGGCCGGCATGGTGCGCGACCTGCGCCGGTGCCTGCTGGCCGAGCACGCGCTGGACCGGCGACGGGTCGCCCTCATGGGCTACTGGCGGCGCGGGCGCGCCTCGGGGTGA
- a CDS encoding ABC transporter ATP-binding protein codes for MTTAHTLRAEGLTLGYRDRVVVSGLDLTVPPGKVTAIVGANACGKTTLLRSMSRLLSPKGGHVLLDGKQVHRTPAKALARTLGLLPQSPIAPEGIVVSDLVGRGRHPHQGVLTRWSKEDDAAVAAALEATDTAELADRPVDELSGGQRQRVWIAMALAQQTDVLLLDEPTTFLDVSHQVEVLDLLTDLNRSRGTTVVMVLHDLNLAARYADHLVAMVAGRIHALGTPEDVLTEDTVRAVFGLDSTVIVDPVSGRPLMLPIGRHHVLATTGRPA; via the coding sequence GTGACCACAGCCCACACCCTGCGGGCGGAGGGGCTCACCCTCGGCTACCGCGACCGGGTCGTCGTGTCCGGGCTGGACCTGACGGTGCCGCCGGGCAAGGTGACCGCGATCGTCGGTGCCAACGCCTGCGGCAAGACGACGCTGCTGCGCTCGATGTCGCGGCTGCTCTCGCCCAAGGGCGGTCACGTCCTGCTCGACGGCAAGCAGGTCCACCGGACCCCGGCCAAGGCGCTGGCCCGGACGCTCGGCCTGCTCCCGCAGTCGCCGATCGCGCCCGAGGGCATCGTCGTCTCGGACCTGGTGGGGCGCGGGCGCCATCCGCACCAGGGCGTGCTCACGCGCTGGAGCAAGGAGGACGACGCCGCCGTCGCCGCCGCGCTGGAGGCGACCGACACGGCCGAGCTGGCGGACCGGCCGGTCGACGAGCTGTCCGGCGGCCAGCGTCAGCGGGTGTGGATCGCGATGGCGCTCGCGCAGCAGACCGACGTGCTCCTCCTCGACGAGCCGACGACCTTCCTCGACGTCAGCCACCAGGTCGAGGTCCTCGACCTGCTCACCGACCTCAACCGCTCGCGCGGCACCACGGTGGTCATGGTCCTGCACGACCTGAACCTCGCCGCCCGTTACGCCGACCACCTCGTCGCCATGGTGGCGGGCCGGATCCACGCGCTCGGCACGCCCGAGGACGTGCTGACCGAGGACACGGTGCGCGCGGTCTTCGGCCTGGACAGCACGGTGATCGTCGACCCGGTCTCGGGGAGGCCGCTGATGCTGCCGATCGGCCGTCATCACGTCCTGGCGACGACGGGGCGGCCGGCATGA
- a CDS encoding FecCD family ABC transporter permease — protein sequence MLPAAATARPGLTAEAVAAGRARRGRRRLVVAAVLAVLIVAAFLANVMLGRTFYAFPDVVRVALGEDVPGASFAVGRLRLPRAVLAVLAGACFGLGGVTFQTMLRNPLASPDLIGITAGASAAAAFAIVTLGLSGTDVSLVAIVASLGVALLIYVLSFRDGVHGTRLVLIGIGIAAMCVSITDYVLTRASQWDLQETLRWLSGSLNGVSWAEVLPTMGALVVLAPVLLAQSRNLGLLQLGDDAASALGVDVERTRVLVILAAVGLIAFATAATGPIAFVAFLSGPIAARIVGPGGSLLLPAALVGALLVLLADYCGQYAFDTRLPVGVVTGVLGAPYLVYLIVRSNRAGGSL from the coding sequence CTGCTCCCCGCGGCCGCGACCGCTCGCCCCGGGCTGACCGCCGAGGCGGTGGCCGCGGGCCGCGCCCGGCGCGGCCGCCGCCGCCTCGTCGTCGCCGCCGTGCTCGCGGTGCTCATCGTCGCGGCGTTCCTCGCCAACGTGATGCTCGGCCGCACGTTCTACGCCTTCCCCGACGTCGTCCGCGTCGCCCTCGGCGAGGACGTGCCCGGCGCCTCCTTCGCGGTGGGCCGGCTGCGGCTGCCGCGGGCAGTGCTCGCCGTGCTCGCCGGTGCCTGCTTCGGCCTGGGCGGCGTCACCTTCCAGACCATGCTGCGCAACCCGCTCGCCAGCCCGGACCTCATCGGGATCACGGCCGGTGCCAGCGCGGCCGCCGCGTTCGCGATCGTGACGCTGGGGCTCAGCGGGACCGACGTCTCGCTCGTCGCGATCGTCGCCAGCCTGGGCGTCGCACTGCTGATCTACGTCCTGTCCTTCCGGGACGGGGTGCACGGGACGCGGCTGGTCCTCATCGGCATCGGCATCGCCGCGATGTGCGTCAGCATCACCGACTACGTCCTCACCCGGGCCAGCCAGTGGGACCTGCAGGAGACGCTGCGCTGGCTCTCCGGCAGCCTCAACGGCGTCTCGTGGGCCGAGGTGCTGCCGACGATGGGCGCGCTCGTCGTCCTCGCCCCGGTCCTGCTGGCGCAGTCGCGCAACCTGGGGCTGCTGCAGCTCGGCGACGACGCGGCGTCCGCGCTGGGGGTCGACGTCGAGCGCACCCGGGTCCTGGTGATCCTGGCCGCCGTCGGGCTGATCGCCTTCGCCACGGCGGCCACCGGCCCCATCGCGTTCGTGGCGTTCCTGTCCGGGCCGATCGCCGCCCGCATCGTCGGTCCCGGCGGCTCGCTCCTGCTGCCCGCCGCCCTCGTCGGCGCGCTGCTCGTGCTGCTCGCGGACTACTGCGGCCAGTACGCCTTCGACACCCGCCTGCCGGTCGGTGTCGTGACCGGTGTGCTGGGCGCGCCGTACCTCGTCTACCTCATCGTCCGCTCCAACAGAGCCGGGGGCTCGCTGTGA